TAGAATTTGTCAAATCTTTTGGCTTAACCAGACTTAGTGTAGCTCACTTACCTAAATTGGATTTCTGTTTTTCCGGAATATGACCATGTGTGACTTGGTTTAATTGATCCAATGGCTTACTTCAACATTCCCTTATTCTCCTTTTTGGGTCACTCTGGAAAGTACATATGTTATTCCTCACTCAAAACCTCTCTTCAAGTTTGCATGGATGATCTGCTTTGATTAAATCAGCAAACAAGATTGATATCTATATTAATTTGCAAACATGGAATCATCACATTTATTAAATAAGATCACTGATGCATCTTTCGCAAGATTTTTTATTtgagattgaaaaaaaaaaaaaaaaacctttgtaCCTTCTGCCAAGATTTTAAGTATGATCATCCCTGCATCTCTCTCCCAAGCTTTTTTGGCATTGCAGTTATCAGTTTGTCATGGCAAAGAAGGACAAAGCGGTAAATGATATGCCAAAGGAAAGAATTCATAATACGGCTTAGATGTTTATTTTTTGTGATACCTTGCATCAAATTCTTAATGTACACAGAGTCAAATCTTTGACCACATTCATTCCTAAATGTCAATCTGGCATTTCAAATCAGTTATTTGCATATACATTTGATACTTCCCTCCATTTCCATGATGACATGTATATTGCGCGCATTTTCATATATCTGAGAAATGAATCAATAGTTTCATATTTGTGAGTTGTTACAATTTAATAGCTATGTGTTTCTTTATTTGTTGGTATAAATCCGAATCTAATCCAACTTCTGTACCAATTTAGACGTTGAAGATTATCTGCTGATTTTTTGCAACAGCAATACAATTAACATAAGTCATtttgttctctacatgcataaTTAACATAAAATCTCTTATTATTGTTTGATCTGATTATAAATCATATATATGCTATCTGCAACTTCAGAATTCACACATTGCATCAACTATGTCATCATTTATTCACTATTACTCTATATTACTCTACTTATGATATTGTACTTGgcttatttctgattttcaatgACAGCAATGAGATGGAAAAACGAGGTATTGCTTACCACAAAAGATGCATCATATGATTGAACAAACTGAGGATACATCTGAGAATTAATGTAAAAATAGTTGGTTTGAACTGAAAACATAGTTGTGCAGGTAaagaaattttaataaaagctATTGCTCAAACCATGCTGCTTTATGCTATGAATTGCTATTTGTTGCCTAAGACGTTATGTGATGATATCCATAAGCTTTGCGCTTCTTTCTTTGGGGTGACAGGAAtgacaaaaataaaattcattggAGGAGTGGGAACGCGTACGGCTCTGTCTCACAAAGCATGAAGGAGgcatgagtttcaaaaatttataTGCTTATAACCTTGCTATGTTGGCAAAGCAAGGTTGGAGATTGGTCACAAATCCTGATTCACTCATTGCAAGATTGTATAAAGCAAGATACTTTCCAAATTGTGACTTTTGGCAAGCGGAGTTGGGTGATGCACCCTCCTTCTCTTGGAGGAGTATCCTTGCAGGAAGACCTGTGTTAAGGCTAGAACTAAGTGGAGAATTGGCGATGGTACGAAGGTGAATATATGGCTGGATCATTGGGTTCCAGAATGTTCGCAGTTACTTATACAGAGACCTGCTCTCTCTCCAGTTGAATATGTGTCCGACCTTATTAACTTGCAGACTAGACAGTGGATACCTGGACTGGTCCATGCGGTCTTCCATCCTACTGTGGCACCTAAAGTTCTCAATATTCCTCTTAGTCAACAAACAAAGCCTGACAAGTTGTACTGGAGCTTGGAAAGAAGATGTTGGTTCACAGTCAAAACTGCATACTGGGTGGCTAGAGCACAGGTCCTTAACCATGTCCTTGTGTCTTCATCTAATGGAGATCCTTTTAAGGAGTTGTACGTGGAGGAAAGTTTGGAAGGCCAATGTTCCTGGTAAGGGCAGATATGTGTATGGAGAGCTTGTTGCAATTTGTTACCTACAAGAGAAAGGCTAATGGGTAAGGGCAATGTGGGAGACCTCACTTGTTTGTTATGCAACCATCAATTGGAAAACACTGCTTATATCTTTTGTAAGTGCACTACAGCCTCTACTCTTTTATCTCAACCTCTATTCCATCTCCAAAGTTCTTTGCTTCCTTAAATCAATTTCAAATAATGGATGCTGGAACAAGCTTTGAACCTTAGAACGGAGGTTTTTGAAAAGCTCTTGATGCTTATATGGGACTGTGGAAAAATCGGAACACCAAACTGTGGGAGGATACTGCTAGAAGTCCTCTAGACTTGTTATTTGGTTGCATGACTTGGCTGGAGGAATTCCAAAAGTCACGAGCTAGTGAGAAAATGCCGAGGCAACCTAATCTTTATGCATGGCAGTCTCCAGCAGCAGATACGTTAAAGCTTAACATTGATGGGGCATATGTACCTCACCTCACTAAGGGTGGAATAGGAGGCATTCTTCGTAACTCTAGGGGAAATGTTGTTGCGGCGTTTCAGCGACTAGTCCATTTTGTGAGCTCAGCTTTCCATGTCGAGCTCCTTGCTACACAGGCCGGACTAGAGTTGATTAGAAGACATAATTACAGGTCTGTGGTTATTGAAACTGATTGTCAAATAGCAGTCCAAGACATATGCAGTGCTTCTCCAGTTCTCACTCAATATGGGACTCTAATTGTTGACATTCAGACTACCTTCAAGAACCTGCAGCTGGTGCGTTTATGTTTCGGTCCCCGCACTTGTAATCGAGTAGCCCATAGACTAGCTGGTATTGCTTTTGAATCTAATTCGTGTTAAAATTGGGTGAACTCCACTCCGGAGTGTATCCAAGACATTGTACAAAAGGAGTCCGCTCCTACTTAATTTATAAAGCTGAGTCTTGTttgccttaaaaaaaaattaaaaaaattaaaaaaaaaaactatttttgcTAAGACTACCCATATTTTGCAATCtgtacataattttttttttttttggatagcaTATCTTCttggagcttctattcatacctcctaaattggtatttggacctctcattctaaaatttATACAAAACTTTCAATCTTGCCCTTTTTTTATCGACACAATTTTTTCCAATACAAATTTACTAGTGATATCTTTTTTTTCATCACTTAAAACTCATATCATAGCCATGACTTAACACAATTTACCTTGTAAGTTTGGATACTCTTATGAACCTCCTTCTATTTCTTAATAAATTGTACAATTTACAATACCACAGGAGGactattatcaaaatcaatttccctAAACCCAAATCAGGCTAGCAACATAGTTTactctagcaaaaaaaaaaaaaatctttggtGATAACAATTGACGATCAACTCCATGAAGTGAAGCAATTAAGCCAaactagaaagaaacaaaaagaataggaaatagaaattgcttttcgatcattattttctcgattgttcttctctatattttttgtcttttattccATTTTGCAATCTTTAACATTCTACCTTAATCAAAGTTGCCCAATAATCCTCATGTATAACTATAAGAGAATGAGGGAGGGGAAGAGGCCGGGGAGAAGAGAAGGTgcagattttatttaatttttttaatctttcattttgttcattttttagaaGGGCAAAGTTGGATTtaaaaacttccaaaaattgttggaggtccaaataccattttaggaggtatgaatagaacttcccaaaacaatatcaTGTTCTATTATATAATGTATCTAATGTTTGTAATTGCTATTTCTAACCTCAGACATATGAATGATAAAATTTCATAGAACAAACATACTCGCAGCATCTCGAGCCCGTATAGAGTGAAAATGGAAGACCACGTATAGAGTGAAAATGACTGAGGCTAACTGATTTTGATCTTTTGCACTTTTTCACTTTTAAACCAGAGCCCACCAACATTGTCTCCTTCAAACACTGCTTATAGGGAATCTATTTTTATAAGTAGGCACACAACCCTTCACCATTCTCATCACATTTTCTCTCCTCTTCCAAAGTCACAGGAAATTAATTAACGTTAACGCTTCGTTGTTCAACGCCTTTCATTAATCTAAAAGAGTACTCCAAAAGCCTGAGGAGCTCTGATGAGTACTCCAGTGTTGTTTGCTTTGCGCAAATCAAGCCATCATGCCGCATCCGGGCAAAGAGTTCCCTGCAAGAAGCACAGCTCTTCCAGGAAAGAATCAGGGTGAGCACCACCACTGATGATCTCCCGAGGGAGTTGCTTCATGCACTCCCAAATATTGCTCACAGCAGCAATAACAACGACTTCAGAAGGTGCCTGTGTATGTGATTCTTCCACTAGACACAGTGACGCATGGAGGGCATTTAAACAAGCCAAGAGCAATGAATGCGAGTTTGATGGCTTTGAAGAATGCAGAGTAGAAGGAGTTATGGTGGATGTAAGACTTAATGTGGACTATCAATATTCGTCAAGTATTACAATAAATAAGCTGCATACTTATAGAGCAAGCAAATAGACATTCCTATGTTAATCGGTTCATG
This genomic stretch from Rosa chinensis cultivar Old Blush unplaced genomic scaffold, RchiOBHm-V2 RchiOBHmChr0c22, whole genome shotgun sequence harbors:
- the LOC112181303 gene encoding uncharacterized protein LOC112181303 — encoded protein: MGLWKNRNTKLWEDTARSPLDLLFGCMTWLEEFQKSRASEKMPRQPNLYAWQSPAADTLKLNIDGAYVPHLTKGGIGGILRNSRGNVVAAFQRLVHFVSSAFHVELLATQAGLELIRRHNYRSVVIETDCQIAVQDICSASPVLTQYGTLIVDIQTTFKNLQLVRLCFGPRTCNRVAHRLAGIAFESNSC